A portion of the Streptomyces erythrochromogenes genome contains these proteins:
- a CDS encoding ABC transporter substrate-binding protein has protein sequence MPAALTSTTTSRRQFLTLLGISAAAVSCGTATAGGGSGSGSAGQVTTLKYQGSVGAVTLPELAADLGYLGDVKLEWIGNTISGPQDIQSAATGQIHFGGAFNGAVVKLAASKAPITSVISYYGSDQHSYSGYYVLEDSPIRTARDLIGKKVGMNTLGAHAQAMLEIYLKRNGVSKTDSAKVESLVVPPVNTEQVLRQKQIDVAVLGGVLRDKALAAGGIRPLFTDFELLGPFSAGSYVMTKRFIKENPDTVRTFVTGVGKAIEWSRTTPHEQVIARMTEIVTKRGRNEDTATLKYWRSYGVAEAGGRISDKEFQVWLDWLAERGDVKEGQLKATDLYTNEFNGNGKG, from the coding sequence ATGCCCGCAGCACTCACCTCGACCACCACCTCCCGGCGCCAGTTCCTGACCCTGCTCGGCATCTCGGCGGCCGCGGTGAGCTGCGGCACGGCCACCGCCGGCGGCGGATCCGGCTCCGGTTCCGCCGGCCAGGTCACCACCCTCAAGTACCAGGGCAGCGTGGGAGCCGTCACGCTCCCCGAACTCGCCGCCGACCTCGGCTACCTCGGCGACGTCAAGCTGGAGTGGATCGGCAACACCATCAGCGGCCCGCAGGACATCCAGTCCGCCGCCACCGGCCAGATCCACTTCGGCGGCGCCTTCAACGGCGCCGTGGTCAAACTGGCCGCCAGCAAGGCCCCGATCACCTCCGTCATCTCCTACTACGGCTCCGACCAGCACTCCTACAGCGGCTACTACGTCCTTGAGGACAGCCCCATCCGGACCGCCCGCGACCTGATCGGCAAGAAGGTCGGCATGAACACCCTGGGCGCACACGCCCAGGCCATGCTGGAGATCTACCTGAAGCGCAACGGGGTGTCGAAGACGGACTCGGCCAAGGTCGAATCCCTGGTGGTCCCGCCGGTCAACACCGAACAGGTCCTGCGGCAGAAGCAGATCGATGTCGCCGTGCTCGGCGGGGTGCTGCGCGACAAGGCCCTCGCCGCCGGCGGGATCCGCCCGCTCTTCACCGACTTCGAGCTGCTCGGCCCGTTCAGCGCGGGCAGCTACGTGATGACGAAGCGCTTCATCAAGGAGAACCCCGACACCGTCCGGACCTTCGTCACCGGAGTGGGCAAGGCCATCGAGTGGTCCCGCACCACCCCGCACGAGCAGGTCATCGCCCGGATGACGGAGATCGTCACCAAGCGCGGCCGCAACGAGGACACCGCCACCCTCAAGTACTGGCGCTCCTACGGCGTCGCGGAGGCCGGCGGCCGGATATCCGACAAGGAGTTCCAGGTCTGGCTGGACTGGCTCGCCGAGCGCGGCGACGTCAAGGAGGGCCAGCTGAAGGCCACCGACCTCTACACCAACGAGTTCAACGGAAACGGGAAGGGGTGA
- a CDS encoding ABC transporter ATP-binding protein, with translation MAKIVFEGVRKTFGDFTALDGIDLEIQSGEFLVVVGPSGCGKSTLLDLLGGLSTPTAGRILLDGKPVTGPGLDRGIVFQQYALLPWRTALGNVEFGLEATGVPRRERKARAREFLDLVGLTGFEDRHPHQLSGGMRQRVAIARSLAYDPDVLLMDEPFAALDAQTRESLQDELRRIWQRTGKTVVFITHGIEEAVYLGQKVAVMTSRPGRIKEIVPVAFGERPGTGTGIGTGTGTAIGPQGEELRSSPEFARYRHEIWTLLHDEVARAQQLEKEEASV, from the coding sequence ATGGCGAAGATCGTGTTCGAGGGCGTCCGCAAGACCTTCGGGGACTTCACTGCCCTCGACGGCATCGACCTGGAGATCCAGAGCGGCGAGTTCCTCGTGGTCGTAGGCCCCAGCGGCTGCGGCAAGTCCACCCTCCTGGACCTCCTCGGCGGACTGTCCACCCCGACGGCCGGCCGGATCCTGCTCGACGGCAAGCCGGTCACCGGGCCGGGCCTCGACCGGGGCATCGTCTTCCAGCAGTACGCGCTGCTGCCGTGGCGCACGGCGCTCGGCAACGTCGAGTTCGGCCTGGAGGCCACCGGCGTCCCGCGCCGCGAACGCAAGGCCCGCGCCCGGGAGTTCCTCGACCTCGTCGGCCTGACCGGCTTCGAGGACCGGCACCCGCACCAGCTCTCCGGCGGCATGCGCCAGCGCGTGGCCATCGCCCGCTCGCTGGCGTACGACCCGGACGTGCTCCTGATGGACGAGCCGTTCGCCGCCCTCGACGCCCAGACCCGCGAGTCCCTCCAGGACGAGCTGCGCCGCATCTGGCAGCGCACCGGCAAGACCGTCGTCTTCATCACGCACGGCATCGAGGAGGCCGTCTACCTCGGCCAGAAGGTGGCCGTCATGACCTCCCGGCCGGGCCGGATCAAGGAGATCGTCCCCGTCGCCTTCGGCGAGCGCCCCGGAACCGGAACCGGAATCGGCACGGGGACGGGCACCGCCATCGGCCCCCAGGGCGAGGAACTGCGCTCCAGCCCGGAGTTCGCCCGCTACCGCCACGAGATCTGGACCCTCCTCCACGACGAGGTGGCCCGCGCCCAGCAACTGGAGAAGGAGGAGGCCTCCGTATGA
- the ssuE gene encoding NADPH-dependent FMN reductase: MPKLLALTGSPSAHSRTDVVADHALRHLTRSHPGFATARLAVRELPAADLLAARRGEPEIRRALEAVAEADGLIIATPVYKASYTGLLKAFLDLLPQDGLAGKTVLPLATGGSLAHVLTIDYALRPVLAALGARHVTAGRFVLDSTVERGSGPDRLRPEAELDLLQAVDEFADALRTTGTPPTAATPLTPATVLTATDALTATAAP, encoded by the coding sequence GTGCCCAAGCTGCTCGCCCTCACCGGCAGCCCCTCCGCCCACTCCCGCACCGACGTCGTCGCCGACCACGCCCTGCGCCACCTGACCCGTTCCCACCCCGGCTTCGCGACCGCCCGCCTCGCCGTGCGCGAGCTCCCCGCCGCGGACCTGCTCGCCGCCCGCCGCGGCGAGCCCGAGATCCGCCGCGCCCTCGAAGCCGTCGCCGAGGCCGACGGCCTGATCATCGCGACCCCGGTCTACAAGGCCTCCTACACCGGCCTGCTCAAGGCCTTCCTCGACCTGCTCCCGCAGGACGGCCTCGCCGGCAAAACGGTTCTGCCGCTCGCCACCGGCGGCAGCCTCGCCCACGTCCTGACCATCGACTACGCGCTGCGCCCCGTGCTCGCCGCCCTCGGCGCCCGGCACGTCACCGCCGGCCGGTTCGTCCTGGACTCCACCGTCGAGCGCGGCTCCGGCCCCGACCGGCTGCGGCCCGAGGCGGAGCTCGACCTCCTCCAGGCCGTCGACGAGTTCGCGGACGCCCTGCGCACCACCGGCACCCCGCCGACCGCCGCCACTCCACTGACCCCCGCCACCGTGCTGACCGCCACCGACGCGCTCACCGCCACCGCCGCCCCGTAA
- the meaB gene encoding methylmalonyl Co-A mutase-associated GTPase MeaB yields MPKIDIEAYAKGVLDGKRAFIARAITLVESTLPAHRALAQALLTELLPHSGRARRIGISGVPGVGKSTFIDAFGTMLTGLGHRVAVLAVDPSSTRTGGSILGDKTRMERLSVDPAAFVRPSPSAGTLGGVAKATRESMIVMEAAGYDVVLVETVGVGQSETTVAGMVDSFLLLSLARTGDQLQGIKKGVLELADVLAVNKADGPHERDAKAAARELSGALRLMHPVDAAWTPPVLTCSARESTGLDEVWNRLEQHRTLLDAGGRLAAKRAAQQVEWTWSMVRDELLERLRASPAVRELAPDLEAAVRAGSLTPTSAADRILSAFGNP; encoded by the coding sequence GTGCCGAAGATCGACATCGAGGCGTACGCGAAGGGGGTGCTCGACGGGAAGCGCGCGTTCATCGCGCGTGCGATCACCCTCGTCGAGTCCACCCTGCCCGCTCACCGGGCGCTCGCCCAGGCCCTGTTGACGGAGCTGCTGCCGCACTCGGGCCGGGCCCGCCGGATCGGCATCAGCGGTGTGCCGGGGGTGGGGAAATCGACCTTCATCGACGCCTTCGGCACGATGCTGACGGGGCTCGGCCACCGGGTGGCGGTGCTCGCGGTGGACCCGTCCTCGACGCGTACGGGCGGCTCCATCCTGGGTGACAAGACCCGGATGGAGCGGCTGTCGGTGGACCCGGCGGCGTTCGTGCGGCCGTCGCCGTCGGCGGGCACGCTGGGCGGGGTCGCCAAGGCCACCCGCGAGTCGATGATCGTGATGGAGGCGGCGGGCTACGACGTGGTCCTCGTCGAGACGGTCGGCGTGGGCCAGTCGGAGACCACGGTGGCGGGGATGGTCGACTCCTTCCTCCTGCTGTCCCTGGCCCGTACGGGCGACCAGTTGCAGGGCATCAAGAAGGGCGTCCTGGAGCTGGCGGACGTCCTGGCGGTGAACAAGGCGGACGGCCCGCACGAGCGGGACGCGAAGGCCGCCGCCCGGGAACTGTCGGGCGCGCTGCGGCTGATGCACCCGGTGGACGCGGCCTGGACACCGCCGGTCCTGACGTGCAGCGCCCGGGAGTCGACGGGCCTGGACGAGGTGTGGAACCGCCTGGAGCAGCACCGGACCCTGCTGGACGCGGGCGGTCGGCTGGCGGCGAAGCGGGCGGCGCAGCAGGTGGAGTGGACCTGGTCGATGGTCCGCGACGAACTGCTGGAACGGCTCCGTGCGAGCCCGGCCGTACGGGAGCTCGCGCCGGACCTGGAGGCCGCGGTCCGGGCGGGCTCGCTCACCCCGACCTCGGCGGCGGACCGGATCCTGTCGGCGTTCGGCAACCCGTGA
- a CDS encoding TauD/TfdA dioxygenase family protein encodes MATATRTDTTLTVTKIGGRIGAEIGGVRLGGDLPEADVAGIRAALLAHKVVFFRGQEHLDEASHEAFAELLGAPVAHPTVPSADGRYALGIDSHHGARANQWHTDVTFVPAYPAFSILRAVTIPPYGGDTLWANTATAYSNLPEPLRVLADGLRAVHSNEYDYAALRPDALPEALAQYREVFTSTKFLTEHPVVRVHPETGERTLLLGNFVQRIQGLTGRDSRALLDLFQAHIESPENTVRRQWQPGDVAIWDNRATQHYGVDDSDDHERTLRRVTVDGDVPVGPDGVPSRLLSPENVPDPAFGIASGASTSDAPAA; translated from the coding sequence ATGGCCACTGCCACCCGCACCGACACCACCCTCACCGTCACCAAGATCGGCGGCCGCATCGGCGCCGAGATCGGCGGCGTCCGGCTCGGCGGCGACCTGCCCGAGGCCGACGTCGCCGGCATCCGCGCCGCCCTCCTCGCCCACAAGGTCGTCTTCTTCCGCGGCCAGGAACACCTCGACGAGGCCTCCCACGAAGCCTTCGCCGAGCTGCTCGGCGCGCCGGTCGCGCACCCCACCGTCCCCTCCGCAGACGGCCGGTACGCCCTCGGCATCGACTCCCACCACGGCGCCCGCGCCAATCAGTGGCACACCGACGTCACCTTCGTCCCCGCCTACCCCGCCTTCTCCATCCTCCGCGCCGTGACCATCCCCCCGTACGGCGGCGACACCCTCTGGGCCAACACGGCCACCGCCTACAGCAACCTCCCCGAGCCGCTCCGCGTCCTCGCCGACGGCCTGCGCGCGGTCCACTCCAACGAGTACGACTACGCCGCCCTGCGGCCCGACGCCCTCCCCGAGGCCCTGGCCCAGTACCGCGAGGTGTTCACCTCCACCAAGTTCCTCACCGAGCACCCGGTGGTCCGCGTCCACCCCGAGACCGGCGAACGCACCCTGCTGCTCGGCAACTTCGTCCAGCGGATCCAGGGCCTCACCGGCCGCGACTCCCGCGCCCTGCTCGACCTGTTCCAGGCCCACATCGAGAGCCCCGAGAACACCGTCCGCCGGCAGTGGCAGCCCGGCGACGTCGCGATCTGGGACAACCGCGCCACCCAGCACTACGGCGTGGACGACTCCGACGACCACGAGCGCACCCTGCGCCGGGTCACCGTCGACGGCGACGTCCCGGTCGGCCCCGACGGAGTCCCGTCCCGCCTGCTCAGCCCGGAGAACGTCCCGGACCCGGCCTTCGGCATCGCCTCGGGCGCCTCCACCTCCGACGCCCCCGCCGCCTGA
- the mutA gene encoding methylmalonyl-CoA mutase small subunit, whose translation MTVLPDDGLSLAAEFPDATHEQWQRLVEGVLRKSGKEVSGEAAEDALSTRLEDGLTTRPLYTAPSDGTVPDTGFPGFAPFVRGGRPEGTTANGWDVRQRLAGTDPQRLNEAALADLENGVTSLWLTVGSGGIPVDGLARALDGVYLDLAPIALDAGAEYAAAARALLDLYAERSVAPEAVRASLGADPLGHEARTGEALDQAAAVELAREAAAGLPGVRALTADALPYHEAGGSAAEELGLSLATGVAYLRALSAGGLGVEAALGQIEFRYAATADQFLTIAKFRAARRLWARIAEASGAPEAGAQRQHAVTSPVMMTRRDPWVNMLRTTVACMAAGVGGADSVTVLPFDNELGLPDAFARRIARNTSTILLEESHLARVIDPAGGSYYVERLTDELAHAAWEFFRTVEKAGGMADALRSGLVAERLAATWAERSKKLAKRREPITGVSEFPLLSEKPVVREPAPAAPTGGLPRVRRDEAYEALRARSDAHLAATGARPRIFLAALGPAAAHTARATFASNLFQAGGVTPVHDPVSVDPETAAAAYAASGADGMAVLCSSDALYEEQAAAVAAALRAAGATTVFLAGRPGTAEASVDEYVFAGCDAVAVLSSVLDRMGVPA comes from the coding sequence ATGACGGTCCTGCCTGACGACGGGCTCTCCCTGGCCGCCGAGTTCCCTGACGCGACGCATGAGCAGTGGCAGCGCCTTGTAGAAGGCGTACTGCGCAAGTCGGGCAAGGAAGTCTCCGGCGAGGCCGCAGAAGATGCGCTGTCCACCCGACTCGAGGACGGGCTCACCACCCGCCCGCTGTACACCGCGCCGTCCGACGGGACGGTGCCCGACACCGGTTTTCCCGGCTTCGCGCCCTTCGTCCGCGGAGGCAGGCCGGAAGGCACCACCGCGAACGGCTGGGACGTGCGCCAGCGCCTCGCCGGCACCGACCCGCAGCGCCTGAACGAGGCGGCCCTCGCCGACCTGGAGAACGGGGTCACCTCCCTCTGGCTCACCGTGGGCAGCGGCGGCATCCCGGTCGACGGTCTCGCCCGGGCCCTGGACGGGGTCTACCTGGACCTCGCCCCGATCGCCCTGGACGCCGGCGCTGAATACGCCGCGGCCGCCCGTGCCCTGCTGGACCTGTACGCCGAGCGCTCGGTGGCTCCGGAGGCTGTGCGGGCCTCCCTGGGCGCCGACCCGCTGGGCCACGAGGCGCGGACCGGCGAGGCGCTGGACCAGGCCGCCGCGGTCGAGCTGGCCCGGGAGGCCGCCGCCGGCCTGCCGGGGGTGCGCGCCCTGACCGCGGACGCCCTGCCGTACCACGAGGCCGGCGGCAGCGCGGCCGAGGAGCTCGGGCTCTCGCTGGCCACCGGAGTCGCCTACCTGCGCGCCCTCTCCGCAGGTGGGCTCGGCGTCGAAGCCGCGCTCGGCCAGATCGAGTTCCGGTACGCCGCGACCGCGGACCAGTTCCTCACCATCGCCAAGTTCCGCGCCGCCCGCCGGCTGTGGGCCCGGATCGCCGAGGCCTCGGGGGCCCCGGAGGCTGGCGCCCAGCGGCAGCACGCCGTCACCTCGCCGGTGATGATGACCCGCCGCGACCCCTGGGTGAACATGCTGCGCACCACCGTGGCCTGCATGGCCGCGGGCGTCGGCGGCGCCGACTCGGTCACCGTGCTCCCCTTCGACAACGAGCTGGGCCTGCCGGACGCGTTCGCGCGCCGCATCGCCCGCAACACCTCCACGATCCTGCTGGAGGAGTCGCACCTGGCCCGGGTGATCGACCCGGCCGGCGGCTCGTACTACGTCGAGCGCCTCACCGACGAACTCGCCCACGCCGCCTGGGAGTTCTTCCGGACGGTGGAGAAGGCCGGCGGCATGGCCGACGCCCTGCGCTCCGGCCTGGTCGCCGAACGGCTCGCCGCCACCTGGGCGGAGCGTTCCAAGAAGCTGGCCAAGCGCCGCGAACCGATCACCGGCGTCAGCGAGTTCCCGCTGCTCTCGGAGAAGCCGGTCGTACGCGAGCCCGCGCCCGCGGCTCCCACGGGCGGACTGCCGCGCGTGCGGCGCGACGAGGCGTACGAGGCCCTGCGCGCCCGCAGCGACGCGCACCTGGCGGCCACGGGCGCCCGGCCGAGGATCTTCCTGGCCGCGCTGGGCCCGGCGGCCGCGCACACCGCGCGCGCCACCTTCGCCTCGAACCTGTTCCAGGCGGGCGGTGTCACACCCGTGCACGACCCGGTGTCGGTGGACCCGGAGACGGCGGCCGCGGCCTACGCCGCGAGCGGCGCCGACGGCATGGCCGTGCTCTGCTCCAGCGACGCCCTGTACGAGGAGCAGGCCGCGGCGGTGGCCGCGGCGCTGCGCGCCGCGGGAGCCACGACGGTCTTCCTCGCCGGGCGGCCGGGCACCGCAGAGGCTTCCGTGGACGAGTACGTCTTCGCCGGCTGTGACGCCGTCGCCGTGCTGTCCTCCGTACTCGACCGGATGGGAGTGCCCGCATGA
- the scpA gene encoding methylmalonyl-CoA mutase gives MSIPDFSELALGPTAAAGVSEEQWRSSVKESTGTAAADLLWETPEGIGVKPLYTGRDVEGLDFLRTYPGVAPYLRGPYPTMYVNQPWTIRQYAGFSTAEESNAFYRRNLAAGQKGLSVAFDLPTHRGYDSDHPRVTGDVGMAGVAIDSIYDMRQLFDGIPLDKMSVSMTMNGAVLPVLALYIVAAEEQGVSPDKLAGTIQNDILKEFMVRNTYIYPPKPSMRIISDIFAFTSQKMPRYNSISISGYHIQEAGATADLELAYTLADGVEYLRAGQAVGLDVDAFAPRLSFFWAIGMNFFMEVAKLRAARLLWARLVKQFDPKNAKSLSLRTHSQTSGWSLTAQDVFNNVTRTCIEAMAATQGHTQSLHTNALDEALALPTDFSARIARNTQLLLQQESGTCRSIDPWGGSAYVEKLTYDLARRAWQHIEEVEAAGGMAQAIDAGIPKLRVEEAAARTQARIDSGRQPVIGVNKYRVESDEAIEVLKVDNSSVRSQQIAKLRRLREERDEAVTQDTLRALTNAAERGDGNLLALAVDAARAKATVGEISDALEKVYGRHASQIRTIAGVYRNEAGESPSVERTRALVDRFEEAEGRRPRILVAKMGQDGHDRGQKVIATAFADLGFDVDVGPLFQTPAEVARQAVEADVHVVGVSSLAAGHLTLVPALREQLAEEGREDIMIVVGGVIPPADVPTLLEMGATAVFPPGTVIPDAAHDLVTRLAADLGHEL, from the coding sequence ATGAGCATCCCCGATTTCTCCGAGCTGGCGCTCGGTCCCACCGCCGCCGCCGGGGTCTCGGAGGAGCAGTGGCGCTCCTCGGTGAAGGAGTCCACCGGCACCGCGGCCGCCGACCTGCTGTGGGAGACGCCCGAGGGCATCGGCGTCAAGCCGCTCTACACCGGGCGGGACGTGGAGGGCCTGGACTTCCTGCGGACGTACCCGGGCGTGGCCCCGTACCTGCGCGGCCCGTACCCGACGATGTACGTCAACCAGCCCTGGACGATCCGGCAGTACGCCGGCTTCTCCACGGCCGAGGAGTCGAACGCCTTCTACCGGCGCAACCTGGCGGCCGGCCAGAAGGGCCTGTCGGTGGCCTTCGACCTGCCGACGCACCGCGGCTACGACAGCGACCACCCGCGCGTGACCGGCGACGTCGGCATGGCGGGCGTGGCGATCGACTCGATCTACGACATGCGGCAGCTGTTCGACGGGATCCCGCTGGACAAGATGTCGGTGTCGATGACGATGAACGGCGCGGTGCTGCCCGTCCTCGCGCTGTACATCGTGGCGGCGGAGGAGCAGGGCGTCTCCCCCGACAAGCTGGCCGGGACCATCCAGAACGACATCCTCAAGGAGTTCATGGTCCGCAACACCTACATCTACCCGCCCAAGCCCTCGATGCGGATCATCTCCGACATCTTCGCCTTCACCTCGCAGAAGATGCCGCGGTACAACTCGATCTCCATCTCCGGCTACCACATCCAGGAGGCCGGTGCCACGGCCGACCTGGAGCTGGCGTACACCCTCGCGGACGGTGTGGAGTACCTGCGGGCCGGGCAGGCGGTGGGGCTGGACGTGGACGCGTTCGCGCCGCGCCTGTCGTTCTTCTGGGCGATCGGCATGAACTTCTTCATGGAGGTCGCGAAGCTGCGTGCGGCGCGCCTGCTGTGGGCACGCCTGGTCAAGCAGTTCGACCCGAAGAACGCCAAGTCGCTTTCGCTGCGCACGCATTCGCAGACCTCGGGCTGGTCGCTGACCGCGCAGGACGTCTTCAACAACGTGACGCGCACCTGTATCGAGGCGATGGCGGCGACCCAGGGCCACACCCAGTCGCTGCACACCAACGCCCTCGACGAGGCGCTCGCGCTGCCGACGGACTTCTCGGCGCGCATCGCCCGCAACACCCAGCTCCTGCTGCAGCAGGAGTCGGGGACCTGCCGGTCGATCGACCCGTGGGGCGGCAGCGCCTACGTCGAGAAGCTGACGTACGACCTGGCGCGGCGGGCCTGGCAGCACATCGAGGAGGTCGAGGCGGCGGGCGGCATGGCGCAGGCCATCGACGCGGGCATCCCGAAGCTGCGCGTGGAAGAGGCCGCGGCCCGTACGCAGGCCCGCATCGACTCGGGCCGCCAGCCGGTGATCGGCGTCAACAAGTACCGCGTGGAGAGCGACGAGGCGATCGAGGTCCTGAAGGTCGACAACTCCTCGGTGCGCAGCCAGCAGATCGCCAAGCTGCGGCGGCTGCGCGAGGAGCGCGACGAGGCGGTCACGCAGGACACGCTGCGGGCGCTGACGAACGCGGCGGAGCGCGGTGACGGCAACCTGCTGGCCCTGGCGGTGGACGCGGCGCGCGCGAAGGCGACCGTGGGTGAGATCTCGGACGCACTGGAGAAGGTGTACGGACGGCACGCGAGCCAGATCCGTACGATCGCGGGCGTGTACCGAAACGAAGCAGGAGAGTCGCCGTCCGTCGAGCGCACCCGTGCGCTGGTGGACCGGTTCGAGGAGGCGGAGGGACGTCGTCCGCGCATCCTGGTCGCCAAGATGGGCCAGGACGGGCACGACCGCGGTCAGAAGGTGATCGCGACCGCCTTCGCCGACCTGGGCTTCGACGTGGACGTCGGCCCGCTGTTCCAGACCCCGGCGGAGGTGGCCCGTCAGGCCGTCGAGGCGGACGTCCACGTGGTGGGCGTGTCGTCGCTGGCGGCCGGCCACCTGACCCTCGTACCGGCGCTGCGCGAGCAGCTGGCGGAGGAGGGCCGCGAGGACATCATGATCGTCGTGGGTGGGGTGATCCCGCCGGCCGATGTCCCGACGCTGCTGGAGATGGGCGCCACCGCGGTGTTCCCGCCCGGAACGGTCATCCCGGACGCGGCCCACGACCTGGTGACGCGGCTGGCCGCGGACCTGGGCCACGAGCTGTAG
- a CDS encoding ROK family protein has translation MAGDSRTAANAATVLRTVLDHGPVARSAIAPLCGLSPAAVSRQATGLLRGGLLRELPGPGGGVGRPRIPLDLHTGAVGGPVAAGLHIGVPASTFSLVDLRGRLLARRAFPHEGRDPAGLSGEITVELGRFLAAFDSGRPLLGVGAALGGWVRPDEGVVVRHPVLRWRHKPLAAELSGALGLPVWIDNHARAVARAEILFGRPEARRSLVHLFIGNVVDAAFGIEGAVHQGPGSAAGDVAHLPVPGATVPCACGRTGCLQATASDTALGAEAVRRGIVPDPSVPLLVDAAATGDPRADRLLRERARAVGRAASLLLDVFNPAIMVVTELASVLHEGYLEELRAAALELSHVCDDPERIVVPHAGPAVLPEAAATVLLSRVFQDPLGTVREGEITPVGMVPPERAPLHSSHDGPA, from the coding sequence ATGGCCGGTGACAGCCGGACGGCCGCCAATGCCGCCACCGTGCTGCGGACGGTGCTGGACCACGGCCCGGTCGCGCGCAGCGCGATCGCCCCGCTCTGCGGGCTGAGCCCCGCCGCCGTGTCCCGGCAGGCCACCGGACTGCTCCGGGGCGGGCTGCTGCGCGAGCTGCCCGGGCCCGGCGGCGGGGTGGGCCGGCCGCGGATCCCCCTGGACCTGCACACCGGGGCCGTCGGCGGGCCGGTCGCCGCCGGACTGCACATCGGCGTGCCCGCCTCGACCTTCAGCCTCGTCGACCTGCGGGGCCGGCTGCTGGCCCGGCGGGCCTTCCCCCACGAGGGCCGGGACCCGGCCGGGCTCTCCGGCGAGATCACCGTCGAACTGGGCCGCTTCCTCGCCGCGTTCGACTCGGGGCGGCCGCTGCTCGGGGTCGGTGCGGCCCTGGGCGGCTGGGTCAGGCCCGACGAGGGCGTAGTCGTGCGCCACCCCGTGCTGCGGTGGCGGCACAAGCCGCTCGCCGCCGAGCTGTCCGGCGCCCTCGGGCTGCCGGTGTGGATCGACAACCACGCCCGGGCCGTCGCGCGGGCGGAGATCCTCTTCGGCCGGCCCGAGGCCCGCCGGAGCCTGGTGCACCTGTTCATCGGCAACGTCGTCGACGCCGCCTTCGGGATCGAGGGCGCCGTACACCAGGGCCCCGGCTCCGCCGCCGGCGACGTGGCCCACCTGCCGGTGCCCGGGGCGACCGTGCCGTGCGCGTGCGGGCGTACCGGCTGCCTGCAGGCGACGGCCTCCGACACGGCGCTCGGCGCCGAGGCGGTGCGCCGCGGCATCGTGCCGGACCCCTCCGTCCCGCTGCTGGTGGACGCGGCGGCGACCGGGGACCCGCGCGCCGACCGGCTGCTGCGCGAGCGCGCCCGCGCGGTGGGCCGCGCGGCATCCCTTCTGTTGGATGTCTTCAATCCGGCGATCATGGTCGTGACCGAGCTGGCGAGCGTCCTGCACGAGGGTTATCTGGAGGAGCTGCGGGCCGCCGCGCTGGAGCTCTCGCACGTCTGCGACGACCCCGAACGGATCGTGGTCCCGCACGCGGGTCCGGCCGTGCTCCCGGAGGCCGCCGCAACCGTGCTGCTCAGCCGGGTGTTCCAGGACCCTCTCGGTACGGTCCGAGAGGGGGAGATCACACCCGTCGGTATGGTGCCACCTGAGCGCGCTCCCCTACATTCGAGCCATGACGGTCCTGCCTGA